Proteins from one Paraburkholderia acidisoli genomic window:
- a CDS encoding LacI family DNA-binding transcriptional regulator, which produces MSDVARLAGVSKMTVSRVMAGQSASEATRERVQRAIDELGYVADAAAGALSSGRSSFVAVLVPSLSSSNFSDTVSGLTAVLEPQGLELLIGDTDYLPDREERLVRQMLRHQPRCIALTGSRHTAATRALLQRSGVPVVEMWDLPAEPIDMAVGFSNVNAAREMVRYLADKGHRRIGFLGGASDLDRRGIDRLKGFQLETKALGLDRDRVVRLGESPITMSHGAPAMAELLSRWPDTQAVMCVSDMSAFGAIMECQRRGLRVPADIAVAGFGNFEIGACCHPSITTVSVDAYGIGQRAGEAIVAALGAADGGGRRTVKTRTPYAVVPRESA; this is translated from the coding sequence ATGTCCGACGTCGCCCGTCTCGCGGGTGTCTCGAAGATGACGGTGTCGCGCGTGATGGCGGGGCAGAGCGCATCGGAGGCCACGCGCGAGCGCGTGCAGCGCGCCATCGACGAACTCGGTTACGTGGCGGATGCCGCGGCCGGTGCGTTGTCGTCGGGGCGCTCGTCGTTCGTCGCCGTGCTCGTGCCGTCGTTGTCCAGCTCGAACTTCTCGGACACCGTGAGCGGACTGACCGCCGTGCTCGAACCGCAAGGTCTTGAATTGCTGATCGGCGACACCGACTATCTGCCCGATCGCGAAGAGCGTCTCGTGCGGCAGATGCTGCGTCATCAGCCGCGCTGCATCGCGCTCACCGGCTCGCGGCACACGGCCGCCACACGCGCGCTGTTGCAACGTTCGGGCGTGCCCGTGGTCGAGATGTGGGATCTGCCCGCCGAGCCGATCGACATGGCCGTGGGATTTTCCAACGTGAACGCCGCGCGCGAAATGGTGCGTTATCTCGCCGATAAAGGGCACCGGCGCATCGGGTTTCTGGGCGGCGCGAGCGATCTGGACCGGCGCGGCATCGACCGGCTCAAAGGCTTTCAGCTCGAAACGAAGGCGCTCGGGCTCGACCGCGATCGCGTGGTGAGGCTCGGCGAGTCGCCGATCACGATGAGTCACGGCGCGCCCGCGATGGCCGAGTTGCTCTCGCGCTGGCCCGACACGCAAGCGGTGATGTGCGTGAGCGACATGTCGGCTTTCGGCGCGATCATGGAGTGCCAGCGGCGCGGCCTGCGCGTGCCCGCCGACATCGCGGTCGCGGGCTTCGGCAACTTCGAGATCGGCGCATGCTGCCATCCGTCGATCACGACCGTTTCCGTCGATGCGTACGGCATCGGCCAGCGCGCGGGCGAAGCGATCGTCGCGGCGCTCGGCGCGGCGGATGGCGGTGGGCGTCGCACGGTGAAAACGCGCACGCCTTATGCAGTGGTGCCGCGTG